One window from the genome of Dermacentor silvarum isolate Dsil-2018 chromosome 5, BIME_Dsil_1.4, whole genome shotgun sequence encodes:
- the LOC119453670 gene encoding uncharacterized protein LOC119453670 translates to MYLTCQLGRRLTVVFGLTKCSLELLRQRHHRILTCRNNLYERAKTMVTEVPYTGYEVQYGLLKGPSARKAFEKKRNVNVAQFGLVVCPGEPWLACSPEGIFR, encoded by the exons ATGTACCTGACCTGTCAGCTAGGACGGCGCTTGACCGTCGTCTTTGGGCTAACGAAATGTTCCCTAGAATTACTGCGACAAAG GCATCACAGGATTCTGACCTGCCGTAACAACCTCTACGAGCGTGCAAAGACCATGGTTACCGAGGTGCCCTACACAGGCTACGAGGTGCAGTACGGACTGTTGAAGGGGCCATCAGCCCGTAAGGCGTTTGAAAAGAAGCGCAACGTGAATGTCGCCCAATTTGGCCTGGTAGTTTGTCCTGGAGAGCCGTGGCTTGCGTGTTCCCCCGAAGGAATTTTCAG ATAA